In Candidatus Acidulodesulfobacterium acidiphilum, the following are encoded in one genomic region:
- the ssb gene encoding single-stranded DNA-binding protein: MASLNKVMLIGNLGKDPELRYTPDGLAILKFSIATSEYYNDKSGNKTEKTTWHNVVVFGKIAQTLANYLNKGKQVFVEGRINNRSYDKQDGTKGYISEVIANNIVLLGAKGGSGGAEPADADYGQVSNDYGYAAQNGGSSYGAGSANTGGTSNQPGEDDDIPF, translated from the coding sequence ATGGCAAGTTTAAACAAAGTAATGCTTATAGGCAATCTTGGAAAAGACCCTGAATTAAGGTACACGCCGGACGGTTTGGCTATTTTAAAGTTTTCCATTGCGACGTCGGAGTATTATAACGATAAATCCGGCAATAAAACGGAAAAAACTACTTGGCACAATGTAGTAGTATTCGGAAAGATAGCTCAAACTCTTGCAAACTATCTTAACAAGGGAAAACAAGTTTTCGTAGAAGGCAGAATTAATAACCGTTCTTACGATAAACAGGACGGAACTAAAGGATATATAAGCGAGGTAATCGCTAACAATATCGTTCTGCTCGGCGCAAAAGGCGGCAGCGGCGGCGCTGAACCGGCAGATGCCGATTACGGGCAGGTCTCAAACGATTATGGCTATGCGGCACAAAACGGCGGCAGTTCTTACGGCGCCGGCTCCGCAAATACCGGCGGGACGTCAAACCAGCCGGGCGAGGACGACGATATTCCGTTTTAA
- a CDS encoding P-II family nitrogen regulator, with product MKKIEAIFKPFKLDDVKESLSKIGIQGLTVTEVKGYGRQKGHTELYRGAEYVVDFIPKVKIEVVVPDDRLAVVIETITTSAKTGRIGDGKIFVSSVEDAIRIRTGERGDEAL from the coding sequence ATGAAAAAAATTGAGGCTATATTTAAACCCTTTAAACTCGACGACGTTAAAGAGTCTCTAAGTAAAATAGGAATACAGGGATTGACCGTAACGGAGGTTAAGGGATACGGCAGACAGAAAGGGCATACCGAACTTTACAGGGGAGCCGAATATGTCGTAGATTTTATACCTAAAGTCAAAATAGAAGTCGTAGTTCCCGACGACAGGCTTGCAGTCGTAATAGAGACTATTACGACAAGCGCAAAAACCGGCAGAATAGGAGACGGAAAGATATTCGTATCGTCAGTCGAAGATGCCATAAGAATAAGAACGGGCGAAAGAGGCGACGAAGCGTTATAG
- the glnA gene encoding type I glutamate--ammonia ligase: MTENEVMQFIKEQEVQFIDVKFCDLLGTWQHFTVPVSEFSKDTFKDGFGFDGSSIRGWQAIDASDMLMIPDPSSAVIDNFIEAKTLSLICNIKDPVTGKFYDRDPRYIAKKAEEYLKSTGIADTAYFGPEAEFFIFDDIRYDQTSNSGYYYIDSEEGTWNTGRDEMPNLGHKPRHKEGYFPASPIDSQTDIRNEMALELQNVGIRVEAAHHEVATGGQAEIDMRFNSLTAMGDNFMWFKYIIKNVAKRYDKTATFMPKPLFGDNGSGMHVHQSLWKNGQPLFPGKEYAGLSELALYYIGGILKHAKALCAFTNPTTNSYKRLVPGFEAPVNFVYSSRNRSAAIRIPMYSNSPKAKRIEYRTPDPTANGYIAFSALLMAGLDGIKNKIKPGNPVDKDLFTLSKKELKNIPVAPGSLEDALKELDKDHKFLLEGEVFTEDLIQALIERKMENDVNPVRMRPVPYEFALYYDV; this comes from the coding sequence ATGACCGAAAACGAAGTTATGCAGTTTATTAAAGAGCAGGAGGTGCAGTTCATAGACGTAAAGTTTTGCGACCTTCTGGGGACTTGGCAGCATTTTACGGTACCGGTAAGCGAATTTTCAAAAGATACTTTTAAAGACGGCTTTGGATTTGACGGTTCAAGCATCAGGGGATGGCAGGCGATAGACGCATCCGATATGCTTATGATACCCGACCCTTCCAGTGCCGTTATAGATAACTTTATAGAAGCAAAAACCCTGTCTTTGATATGCAATATAAAGGATCCGGTTACCGGAAAGTTTTACGACAGGGACCCGCGCTATATTGCCAAGAAAGCCGAAGAATACTTAAAATCTACCGGTATCGCCGATACGGCTTATTTCGGACCTGAAGCGGAATTTTTTATTTTCGACGATATAAGATACGACCAGACGTCAAACAGCGGATATTACTATATAGATTCTGAAGAAGGCACTTGGAATACCGGAAGGGACGAAATGCCGAATCTCGGTCATAAACCCAGACATAAAGAAGGTTATTTTCCGGCTTCTCCTATAGACAGCCAGACCGATATCAGAAACGAAATGGCTCTTGAGCTTCAGAACGTAGGAATCAGGGTCGAAGCGGCACACCATGAGGTTGCAACCGGAGGACAGGCTGAAATAGATATGAGATTTAATTCTTTAACCGCTATGGGCGATAATTTTATGTGGTTTAAATACATAATTAAAAACGTCGCAAAAAGATACGATAAGACGGCTACTTTTATGCCTAAACCGCTTTTTGGCGACAACGGTTCGGGTATGCACGTCCACCAGTCTTTATGGAAAAACGGACAGCCCCTTTTCCCCGGAAAAGAATATGCCGGACTTTCCGAACTGGCTCTTTATTATATCGGCGGAATATTGAAACATGCAAAGGCGTTATGCGCATTTACAAATCCTACTACAAATTCCTATAAAAGACTCGTGCCGGGTTTTGAAGCTCCCGTAAATTTTGTCTACTCTTCAAGAAATAGAAGCGCAGCCATAAGAATTCCTATGTATTCCAACTCTCCCAAAGCGAAAAGGATAGAATACAGGACGCCGGACCCGACCGCAAACGGATATATTGCATTTTCTGCGCTTCTTATGGCAGGCTTAGACGGAATTAAAAATAAAATAAAACCAGGTAATCCAGTCGATAAAGACCTGTTTACTCTGTCTAAAAAAGAGCTAAAAAATATTCCGGTAGCCCCAGGCTCTCTTGAAGATGCGCTTAAAGAACTTGATAAAGATCATAAATTTTTACTTGAAGGGGAAGTATTTACGGAAGATTTAATACAGGCATTGATTGAACGCAAAATGGAAAACGACGTAAATCCCGTCCGCATGAGGCCGGTTCCTTACGAATTTGCGCTGTATTATGATGTTTAA
- a CDS encoding 1-acyl-sn-glycerol-3-phosphate acyltransferase, producing the protein MEGYLVFIRKSMITDFLLSLYFWAVITMLTMISGILAVIVSSFSEDTSQSIAKLWAKVILKACMIKVDVTGAENISSQKSYIITPNHQSYFDIFVLLASLDLNFKFIAKASLFKIPFLGWAMKRLGYIAIDRENLRRALKSVKKSTELIKNKTSILIFPEGTRSLDGKLLSFKKGGLNMFLKQGNPTVLPVVIKGTVNILRKNSLTIHPGQKVELHILKPIEASEKKKNFTSGKEDDIIKTIEDEILEVLNKKASDDKINDVVN; encoded by the coding sequence ATGGAGGGTTATTTAGTTTTTATACGAAAGAGCATGATAACGGATTTTCTTTTAAGTTTATATTTTTGGGCAGTTATAACCATGCTCACGATGATTTCAGGGATATTAGCCGTTATAGTTTCGTCTTTTAGCGAAGATACCTCACAGAGTATTGCAAAATTATGGGCAAAAGTTATATTAAAAGCCTGCATGATAAAGGTTGACGTCACAGGCGCCGAAAATATATCTTCGCAGAAATCTTATATTATTACGCCTAACCACCAGAGTTATTTCGACATATTCGTTTTACTAGCTTCGCTCGATTTAAATTTTAAATTTATTGCAAAAGCATCGCTTTTTAAAATACCTTTCCTCGGTTGGGCTATGAAAAGACTCGGATATATTGCTATAGACAGGGAAAATTTAAGAAGAGCGCTAAAAAGCGTTAAAAAATCTACCGAACTCATTAAAAACAAAACCTCCATACTCATTTTTCCCGAAGGTACAAGGTCTTTGGACGGAAAACTTTTAAGTTTTAAAAAAGGCGGGCTCAATATGTTTTTGAAACAGGGCAATCCGACCGTTCTTCCAGTCGTTATTAAAGGTACGGTAAATATTTTAAGGAAAAACAGCCTTACAATCCATCCCGGACAAAAAGTCGAACTTCATATTTTAAAGCCTATTGAAGCATCCGAAAAGAAAAAGAATTTTACGTCCGGCAAAGAAGACGATATAATCAAAACGATAGAAGACGAAATACTAGAGGTCTTGAATAAAAAAGCATCAGATGATAAAATTAACGACGTTGTAAATTAA
- a CDS encoding ribonuclease J has product MPKLKVIPLGGLGEIGLNMMVYETEKDIIIVDSGIMFPEDYMLGIDMVIPDIRYLYDPEKKKKIRGIVLTHGHEDHIGAIPYVLREFNIPIFGTPFTLGILEEKLKEHDLPFKVSLFTVKTGNTITLGDFEIEFIRVAHSIIDGASLAIKTPVGTIIHTGDFKLDQTLEKDAATDINRLAYYGDRGVLALFSDSTNIEKEGFTISENDIKKTFRNIFRDNETRIIVALFASNIHRISELLSLAAEFNKKVIFSGRSLMTYTKVARKLGYLSIPEDILIDEETIGYYKPEELLILTTGTQGEAMSALSRISVDDHKYVKIKPNDLVLMSSKFIPGNEKAISKIINNLYKRGAEVYYENISEIHVSGHASKEELKFMINIVKPKYFIPVHGELKHLYQHKKLAVNSGISPSNVFVLENGNSLEFNEGSECMRGADVYSGRIFVDGKGIGDVGAHTLKERAHLSENGMIIVQLVVDSKTSNIISGPDIVSKGFVFEDYFKELNEILHKLVMNVIEENQKREKENVDWVKVKDDIRKALKKYLNKNIDRHPFIFPMITEI; this is encoded by the coding sequence ATGCCTAAGTTAAAAGTAATACCTCTCGGCGGACTCGGCGAAATAGGTCTCAATATGATGGTTTACGAGACCGAAAAAGACATTATAATAGTAGATTCCGGAATTATGTTTCCGGAGGATTACATGCTGGGAATAGACATGGTAATTCCCGACATAAGATATTTATACGACCCCGAAAAAAAGAAAAAAATTAGAGGAATCGTTCTTACCCACGGGCACGAAGACCATATAGGCGCCATACCGTATGTGTTAAGGGAGTTTAACATTCCGATATTCGGCACGCCCTTTACTCTTGGAATACTTGAAGAAAAACTAAAAGAACACGACCTGCCTTTTAAAGTATCTCTTTTCACCGTCAAAACCGGAAATACGATTACTCTCGGCGATTTTGAAATAGAATTTATAAGGGTAGCGCATTCTATAATAGACGGAGCAAGCCTTGCAATAAAAACTCCTGTAGGAACCATTATACATACGGGTGATTTTAAATTAGACCAGACGCTCGAAAAAGATGCCGCAACGGATATTAACAGGCTTGCATATTACGGGGATAGAGGCGTTTTAGCATTATTTTCGGATTCTACCAATATAGAAAAAGAGGGATTTACGATATCGGAAAACGATATAAAAAAAACTTTCAGAAATATTTTCAGGGATAACGAAACCAGAATTATAGTAGCTCTTTTTGCCTCCAATATTCACAGAATTTCGGAACTGCTTTCGCTTGCCGCCGAGTTTAATAAAAAGGTTATATTCAGCGGAAGAAGCCTTATGACGTACACGAAGGTAGCCAGAAAATTGGGCTATTTAAGCATTCCCGAAGATATTTTAATAGACGAAGAAACTATCGGCTATTACAAGCCGGAAGAACTTTTAATACTGACGACCGGAACGCAAGGCGAAGCAATGTCTGCGCTGTCCAGAATTTCGGTCGACGACCATAAGTATGTTAAAATTAAGCCTAACGACCTTGTTTTAATGTCTTCTAAGTTTATTCCCGGAAACGAAAAAGCTATATCCAAAATAATAAATAATCTTTATAAAAGAGGAGCCGAAGTTTATTACGAAAACATATCGGAGATACATGTATCCGGGCATGCCAGCAAAGAAGAACTTAAATTTATGATAAATATAGTGAAACCTAAATATTTTATTCCGGTACACGGAGAATTAAAACATCTTTATCAGCATAAAAAACTTGCCGTAAATTCAGGGATTTCGCCATCGAATGTTTTTGTCCTCGAAAACGGAAACAGTCTTGAATTTAATGAAGGATCTGAATGTATGAGAGGCGCAGATGTTTATTCCGGCAGAATTTTCGTGGACGGCAAAGGAATCGGCGACGTCGGCGCACATACTCTTAAAGAGCGGGCGCATCTTTCCGAAAACGGAATGATTATAGTACAGCTTGTAGTGGATTCCAAAACGTCCAATATAATTTCCGGTCCTGATATCGTTTCCAAAGGTTTCGTTTTTGAAGACTACTTTAAGGAATTAAACGAAATTCTTCATAAATTAGTCATGAACGTTATAGAAGAAAATCAAAAAAGAGAAAAAGAAAACGTCGATTGGGTAAAAGTTAAAGACGATATTAGAAAGGCCTTGAAAAAATATTTAAATAAAAATATCGACAGGCATCCTTTTATCTTCCCTATGATTACAGAGATTTAA